A single region of the Vitreimonas flagellata genome encodes:
- a CDS encoding TIGR04283 family arsenosugar biosynthesis glycosyltransferase produces the protein MGIAVIIPTLNAEESLAATLRSVAEAEEVIVIDAGSEDATVRVARSAGARVQASTRGRGQQMRAGADMATQDWLLFLHADTILAADWRTYVDAHAHGAKAAATAGVFRFKLDDAAWQARVLEWLVALRVFLFALPYGDQGLLIHRSLYAALGGFRPLPLMEDVDFVRRIGRRRLRTLACSATTSARRWREDGWFLRSARNVVCLTLFGFGAPIERIARLYGR, from the coding sequence ATGGGCATTGCGGTCATCATTCCGACGCTGAACGCCGAAGAGAGCCTCGCTGCGACCCTGCGTTCCGTTGCGGAGGCCGAGGAGGTCATCGTTATCGATGCCGGCTCCGAAGATGCTACCGTTCGCGTGGCCCGCTCGGCCGGCGCGCGCGTCCAGGCAAGTACGCGCGGGCGTGGTCAGCAGATGCGCGCGGGCGCCGATATGGCGACCCAAGACTGGTTGCTCTTCTTGCACGCCGATACGATTTTGGCGGCTGATTGGCGGACCTATGTCGATGCGCATGCGCACGGCGCGAAAGCAGCGGCAACTGCTGGCGTGTTCCGCTTCAAGCTGGACGATGCCGCATGGCAAGCGCGCGTTTTGGAGTGGCTGGTGGCGTTGCGGGTTTTTCTCTTCGCGCTTCCGTACGGGGATCAAGGTCTGTTGATCCATCGCAGCCTTTACGCTGCACTCGGCGGGTTTCGGCCGCTGCCGCTTATGGAAGACGTGGACTTCGTGCGCCGCATCGGCAGGCGCCGGTTGCGGACACTTGCCTGCAGCGCAACAACCTCAGCGCGGCGCTGGCGCGAAGATGGTTGGTTTTTGCGCAGCGCGCGCAATGTCGTTTGTCTCACGCTGTTCGGCTTTGGCGCGCCGATTGAGCGGATTGCACGTCTTTATGGCCGCTGA
- a CDS encoding TIGR04282 family arsenosugar biosynthesis glycosyltransferase, with protein MAADRTLVLMARRPILGQGKRRLAADVGDCAAHRFQRVALGRLSQRLGADPRWRLCLAITPDEPVRCLGADFVVGQGEGDLGQRMTRLSQRLAPGPLVIIGSDTPEVVAGDIERAFEALKAGDAVIGPALDGGYWLIGFSQDQRAHLPFTGVRWSTPHARADTLNNLAGKRVMMLRELEDIDDGASYRRWRQRVAGRLGK; from the coding sequence ATGGCCGCTGATCGTACTCTGGTGCTGATGGCGCGGCGGCCAATTCTTGGCCAGGGCAAGCGCCGCTTGGCGGCTGATGTCGGCGATTGCGCGGCGCACCGCTTTCAACGCGTCGCACTCGGGCGACTGTCGCAGCGTTTAGGCGCAGATCCGCGTTGGCGGCTTTGCCTGGCCATCACACCCGATGAGCCTGTGCGGTGTCTCGGCGCTGATTTTGTGGTCGGGCAGGGCGAGGGTGATCTCGGTCAGCGCATGACGCGGCTTTCGCAGCGACTGGCGCCGGGGCCGCTTGTGATCATCGGCAGCGACACGCCCGAGGTGGTCGCGGGCGATATAGAAAGGGCCTTCGAAGCGCTGAAAGCCGGCGACGCCGTCATCGGCCCTGCGCTTGATGGCGGCTATTGGCTTATTGGCTTCAGCCAGGATCAACGCGCGCATCTTCCCTTTACGGGCGTTCGATGGTCGACGCCGCATGCGCGCGCCGATACGCTCAATAATCTGGCCGGCAAGCGCGTGATGATGCTGCGCGAGTTAGAAGATATTGATGACGGCGCCAGTTATCGCCGTTGGCGCCAGCGGGTGGCGGGGAGGCTAGGCAAATGA